A genome region from Arachis duranensis cultivar V14167 chromosome 6, aradu.V14167.gnm2.J7QH, whole genome shotgun sequence includes the following:
- the LOC110272655 gene encoding DNA ligase 4-like isoform X1, which produces MIVILLEATGTRDEGIVVKDLSSKWESSDQSGKWLKLKPEYIQASADLDVLIIGGYYGSGRCGGEVAQFLVGLAERPSPNTHPKRFISFCRVGTGLSDDELDSTCCLVIELLMHFARLNPHFQPWQDRLGL; this is translated from the exons ATGATAGTGATATTGCTGGAAGCCACGGGAACAAG AGATGAGGGAATAGTTGTTAAAGACCTCAGTTCTAAATGGGAGTCTAGTGATCAAAGTGGAAAGTGGCTAAAATTGAAGCCTGAGTACATTCAAGCTAGCGCTGATCTGGATGTGCTTATCATAG GAGGTTATTATGGCTCTGGACGATGTGGAGGGGAG GTTGCTCAGTTCTTGGTGGGCCTTGCTGAGCGTCCATCCCCAAATACACATCCCAAGCG GTTTATCTCCTTCTGTAGAGTTGGTACTGGGCTTTCTGATGATGAGCTTGATTC GACATGTTGCTTGGTCATTGAACTTCTTATGCACTTTGCCAGATTGAATCCGCACTTCCAACCTTGGCAAGACCGATTAGGTCTTTAG
- the LOC110272655 gene encoding DNA ligase 4-like isoform X3, with amino-acid sequence MIVILLEATGTRDEGIVVKDLSSKWESSDQSGKWLKLKPEYIQASADLDVLIIGTCFPFQVAQFLVGLAERPSPNTHPKRFISFCRVGTGLSDDELDSTCCLVIELLMHFARLNPHFQPWQDRLGL; translated from the exons ATGATAGTGATATTGCTGGAAGCCACGGGAACAAG AGATGAGGGAATAGTTGTTAAAGACCTCAGTTCTAAATGGGAGTCTAGTGATCAAAGTGGAAAGTGGCTAAAATTGAAGCCTGAGTACATTCAAGCTAGCGCTGATCTGGATGTGCTTATCATAG GGACATGTTTTCCATTTCAGGTTGCTCAGTTCTTGGTGGGCCTTGCTGAGCGTCCATCCCCAAATACACATCCCAAGCG GTTTATCTCCTTCTGTAGAGTTGGTACTGGGCTTTCTGATGATGAGCTTGATTC GACATGTTGCTTGGTCATTGAACTTCTTATGCACTTTGCCAGATTGAATCCGCACTTCCAACCTTGGCAAGACCGATTAGGTCTTTAG
- the LOC110272655 gene encoding DNA ligase 4-like isoform X2 translates to MIVILLEATGTRDEGIVVKDLSSKWESSDQSGKWLKLKPEYIQASADLDVLIIGGYYGSGRCGGEVAQFLVGLAERPSPNTHPKRFISFCRVGTGLSDDELDSLVTTLKPYFRLNPHFQPWQDRLGL, encoded by the exons ATGATAGTGATATTGCTGGAAGCCACGGGAACAAG AGATGAGGGAATAGTTGTTAAAGACCTCAGTTCTAAATGGGAGTCTAGTGATCAAAGTGGAAAGTGGCTAAAATTGAAGCCTGAGTACATTCAAGCTAGCGCTGATCTGGATGTGCTTATCATAG GAGGTTATTATGGCTCTGGACGATGTGGAGGGGAG GTTGCTCAGTTCTTGGTGGGCCTTGCTGAGCGTCCATCCCCAAATACACATCCCAAGCG GTTTATCTCCTTCTGTAGAGTTGGTACTGGGCTTTCTGATGATGAGCTTGATTCGTTAGTAACAACACTAAAACCTTACTTCCG ATTGAATCCGCACTTCCAACCTTGGCAAGACCGATTAGGTCTTTAG
- the LOC110272655 gene encoding DNA ligase 4-like isoform X5, which translates to MIVILLEATGTRDEGIVVKDLSSKWESSDQSGKWLKLKPEYIQASADLDVLIIGGYYGSGRCGGEVAQFLVGLAERPSPNTHPKRFISFCRVGTGLSDDELDSLNPHFQPWQDRLGL; encoded by the exons ATGATAGTGATATTGCTGGAAGCCACGGGAACAAG AGATGAGGGAATAGTTGTTAAAGACCTCAGTTCTAAATGGGAGTCTAGTGATCAAAGTGGAAAGTGGCTAAAATTGAAGCCTGAGTACATTCAAGCTAGCGCTGATCTGGATGTGCTTATCATAG GAGGTTATTATGGCTCTGGACGATGTGGAGGGGAG GTTGCTCAGTTCTTGGTGGGCCTTGCTGAGCGTCCATCCCCAAATACACATCCCAAGCG GTTTATCTCCTTCTGTAGAGTTGGTACTGGGCTTTCTGATGATGAGCTTGATTC ATTGAATCCGCACTTCCAACCTTGGCAAGACCGATTAGGTCTTTAG
- the LOC110272655 gene encoding DNA ligase 4-like isoform X4 yields the protein MIVILLEATGTRDEGIVVKDLSSKWESSDQSGKWLKLKPEYIQASADLDVLIIGTCFPFQVAQFLVGLAERPSPNTHPKRFISFCRVGTGLSDDELDSLVTTLKPYFRLNPHFQPWQDRLGL from the exons ATGATAGTGATATTGCTGGAAGCCACGGGAACAAG AGATGAGGGAATAGTTGTTAAAGACCTCAGTTCTAAATGGGAGTCTAGTGATCAAAGTGGAAAGTGGCTAAAATTGAAGCCTGAGTACATTCAAGCTAGCGCTGATCTGGATGTGCTTATCATAG GGACATGTTTTCCATTTCAGGTTGCTCAGTTCTTGGTGGGCCTTGCTGAGCGTCCATCCCCAAATACACATCCCAAGCG GTTTATCTCCTTCTGTAGAGTTGGTACTGGGCTTTCTGATGATGAGCTTGATTCGTTAGTAACAACACTAAAACCTTACTTCCG ATTGAATCCGCACTTCCAACCTTGGCAAGACCGATTAGGTCTTTAG